The DNA segment GCGCCGGTACTCCTTTGCCGCGGAGCGCGCGATGGTGATCGCGTACGGCGTCATCGCTTCTTGGTTTTCGCGCTCGCCTTCCCGGTGCGGACCGCGTCCCAGCTCAGACGGTCTTCGCCAACTCGCGCTTCCGCGATCATGGCGTCATAGATGTCCTCCCAGAGCTCGCCGTGTCGATCCAGGTCGACGACGACCGCGCGCCTACGGCCTTTCTCGTCCACGATGTAGCTCAATCCTTCCATCGACCGCCTCCGTTCCATCGACCGCACGTGCTCGGCCGTCGCGATGACTATACCGCGAAGAGGCGCTCGGGGCCATTCGGCGGCGGTCACTTCCCCGCCGCGCGGCGCTGCGCCTCGTCGCGCAGCTCGCGCATGATCGCCGGCAGGTTGAACCTCTGCGCGATGCGCATGACCCAGCCCGGGATGTCGCCGCCCGGATCGGTCACGAGGTAGTAGGTCACGACGGCCCGCTTCCCGTCCGGGAGCGGCTTCACGTCGATGTAGCCGTCGGCGCGGGTGACGCGGACGACGCCCTCCCGCGGCGGCGGCCCGTAGGCGGCCGTGGCCTCCCAGGTGAGCCGGTACAGCCCCTTTGCCGCGTCCATCCGGCGCTCGTAGCGCAGCGCGTAGTCCCGCGGCGTGACCACCGGGTACGCGAGCAGCTGGTAGATGTACCAGACGTCCGGGTCCTGCGTGGCCTGGAGGCGGTCGGCCGCCACGTACTTCGTGGAAACCCGGAACGTGTCCGGGTCGCCGGCGGCGTCGAGCACGATCTCGGGCGGCGCCTCGACGGTGCAGATCGCCTTGGCCGCGCGCACGGTCGTGCCCGGCGTCTCGCGGAAGCAGATCGCGATCCCGTCCGAGGTCCTTCGGATCAGCTCCCAGGCGGGCTCCGCGGCGGCCGTCGCCGCGCCGCCGGCCATCACCGACAGGGAGATCACCGTCAAGAGCGCCGGGCGCGGGAACCGCCGAGTCATGCGCTCTTCGTGGCCTCGGCGACCATCTTCACGTACAGCTCCACGTCGTGCTTGGTGCCGACGATGAACGGCACGCGCTCGTGCAGCTTGGTGGGGACGACGTCGAGGATCCGCTGGCGGCCGGTCGTCGCCATGCCGCCGGCCTGCTCCGCGAGCATCGCCATCGGCGCGCACTCGTAGAGGTAGCGCAGCTTGCCCTTGCCGGTCTTGGCGTCCGCCGGGTAGAGGAAGATCCCGCCGTACAGGAGGTTCCTGTGGAAGTCGGCGACGAGCGAGCCTATGTACCGCGAGCTCGTCTTCTGGTACCGCGGGTCCTCGCGGCTGCGAATGTAGTCCACGAAGCGCCGGGTCGGCTCGTCCCACTTCGGGTAGTTCGCCTCGTTGGCCGAGAAGCACGTGCACTTGTCCGGGATGCGGATCCCCTCGTGCGACAGCACGTACTCGCCGACCTCGGGATCGAGGGTGAAGCCGTGCACGCCGTGCCCGGTCGTGAAGACGAACATCGTGCTCGACCCGTAGATGACGTACCCGGCCGCGAGCTGCTTGTTGCCGGGCTGCAGGAAGTCCTTCTCCTCGCACATCCGCGAGCCGGCCTCGGCGCGGTGGATCGAGAAGATCGTCCCGACCGACACGTTGGCGTCGATGTTCGACGAGCCGTCGAGCGGGTCGAAGCAGACGATGTACCGGTCGCCCTCGTTCTCCGGGCGCGGCGGGTAGGCGACGTAGTTCTCCTCCTCCTCCGTCGCGATCCCGCCGACGAGCGGCATCCAGTGGAAGGTCGCCTTCATGATCTCGTTCGCGATCACGTCGAGCTTCGCCTGCTCCTCGTCCTGGACGTTCTTGGATCCCTGCTTGCCGAGCACGTCGAGCAGCCCCGCCTTCTGGACCTTCGCGGAGATCACCTTCGACGCGACGCCGACGCGGCGCAGGAGATCCGCGAAGACGCCCCGGCTCTCCGGGTACCGCCGCTGCTCCTTCGCGATGAAGCTCTCGAGCGTGTCGAAGTCATGCCATCCCGAGCCCGCCATGTCGCACCTCCTTCTTTTTGGACAAGGAGATCGTTATCACTAAAAAAAAAAAAGGATAGGGGGACGCGCGCTCCGGACCGGACGGGCAGACGCGCTATGTATCGAGCTGGGGCGGCGCCTACTCCGCCTTCGGCGGGAGCTTCCAGTCCTCCGTGAAGAAGCCGGTCTCGATCTCCGGGCGGCCGCCGAGGATCATGAACGCCCGCTTCCGCGTGGTCTGGTCGTCGTAGACGATGTAGTCCGCGAGGTAGATGGGGAGCCGCCCGCCGCGCTCCACCGCCTCCGCGGTCGTCCCGGCGCAGACCACGAGGTACCTGTCCGGCGCGAGCGGGTTCGGGCAGACGAACCGCGCCCCGACCCCGCGGCCCTCGAGCCGCTCCCCGCGCAGCTCGAGGTAGTCCTCCCCGACGACGATCGGCAGGCGCGCGCCCATCGCGGCGAGCACGGAGTTGTTCCGCGCGTTGCCGTACAGCACGACCGCGCGATCCCGCAGCATCTCCCAAGTGAGATCGACGTCCGCGACCACCGGGTGGCGGACCTCGGTGTAGTCCCACGCCGCCATCCAGCCCCGCGCGCCGAGCTGCGCCGCGCGCTTGAGCAGCGGGACGTCCTCGGCCACCTGCGTCCCGTAGACGTGCACCTGCGGATCGTAGTTCGCGTCGCCGATGGGGCCCACCACCTGGCCGGCCTTCCGCGTCCCGGGCAGCGGCGTCGCGCCGTCCCACTCCCGCCACCACGGGGTCACCGGGGCCGGGGCGCCGGCGGCGGCCCCCTTCCCGAGCCCGGGCGCGAGCGCGAGGACGAACGTGAGGGCCCCGCGGGGGGGCGGCATCCCCTCGTACGCGACGTGGCCGTCGATGCGCACCGAGAAGGGCGGCTCGACCGGGTTCTCGGCGAAGTGGATCGTCACCCGCTCCGCGTTCTCGGTCTCGATGTCGATGCGCGACCCGTCGACGACCTGCGCGACGAGGCGCGCGGGCCGCGTGTGGTCGATGCGCTCGTCGAGCGACATCCAGTGCTGCCGGACCGCCCGCGGCGACGCCGTGACGAGGCGGACCTCCGTCGGCGCGATCTGCCGCGCCCGCTTCTTCGCGATGTCCGCGACGAGCAGCGAGCGCCAGAGGACGTGGCTCAGGTCGTGCCCCAGCGCGGAGAACTCGTTGTACGTGAACGGGATGCCAAGCCGCTCGAGGAGCGCCTGCAGGGAGCGCGTCTGCTCGACGCTGAACCCCGAGTCCTTCACGCCGTGGAAGAAGCGCAGGTACGTGCCCTGCGCGTTCTCGGCGTAGGTGATCGCGGACTCGTTCGCGAGCACCGTCTTCTCGCACCTGCGGTGGCGGCCGGCCGCCTCGTAGTGGTTGAGCCAGTCGACCACGCCGGAGAGCGGCAGCACCGCGGAGAACCGGGAGGCGTGCTTGAGGCCGATGGTGTACGAGCCGATGCCGCCGTTGGAGAGGCCGGAGATCACGATCCTGTCGCGGTCGACGTTGTAGTTCGCGAGGACGTCGTCGATCACGTCGAGCACGTCCTGCTCGCCCGACCACCGCCAGCGGATCTGCCCGAGGCCGTCCGGCGCGACGACGATCGCGTTGGGGTGGCGGCCCGCGCGGTACTCGGTCCGGAAGTTGTCCCAGTAGTCGGCGACGGCGACCGTGTTGCCGAGGTTCAGCGCGAGCCAGACGTTGTGGTTCGACGAGCCGCCGTGGAGCGAGACGATGAGCGGGAGCCGCTCGGCGCCGTCGTACTTCTTGGGGACGTAGATCGAGTACATCTGCGGGAAGTACGAGTAGCGCGAGGCGTAGCCGCGCCAGAACATGCCGCGCTTGCCGGCGATCGCGTCTTGGCCCGCCTCCGCCGCCGAGAGCGTCTCCTCGACGAGCCGGGTCATGCGCCCCTCGTAGCCGTCGTACTTCGTGCCGTTCCGCCGCAGATCCGTGATGTACGCGTCGATGGTCGTGAGGCTGCCGTAGGTGAGGCGCGTCTCCCTGCCGCTGCGCACGGCCTCCCGGAGCGCCGCGAGCCGCTGCTCGAACGTGCGCGTCCCGGCCCCCGGGGCCGCGGCCGGGGCGATCACGGCGAGCGCGAGCGCACAGGTGCCCACCAGAGCCCGGAGTCGTCTCCGCCCGTTCATAGAGATTGGCTTACTAAATCGGGATCGTTTGGGGAAAAAAAAGGCGAGTATTTCCAGAGGGTCAGGAGATGATGAGGACGATCACGACCGTGAGCAGGAGGAGGGCCACGGCGCCGCCGACGATCGCGAGGGTCTTCCCCTTCGAGAAGACGTCGTGGTCGTAGCAGGCGAGCGCGCGATCGAGCAGCGAGAGGCGCTGCTCCGCGTCCTCGGCCTTCTCGGCGCTTTCGGCCGCAGCGCGCGCGAGCGGGGCGAGCGGGCCGTCGGCGCCGACGGTCGGGAGCACGTTCTCGCCCACCGCGGCCCACGCGTTCTCGACGTCGCGGCTCACCGCCTGGAACCGCTCCCCGGAGCGCGCCCGTTCCGCCTCGAGCTCGAGCTCGGCCTCCTCCGCCTTCTCCTTGACCTCGCCCTCGATCCGCCGGAGCTCCGCGAGCGACCGCTCGACCGAGTCGTGCTCGGCCTGCGCCGCGGCGACCGGCTGGGCGAGCCCCTCGATCTTGAGGCGCGCGGCGTCGATCCGCCCGCGCAGCTCCGGGCCGCGCCGCTCGATCTCGTCGACCTCCCCGAGCAGGCGCTCGCGCTCCTCGGCGGCCTTCGACGGATCCGCGGACGCCTCCCGGCGCTTCGCGACGAGCTCGGCGGCGTTCCGTTGCTCGATCTCGGCGCGCTTCAGAGCCGATTCCGTCCGGCGCAGTTCGCTCTTGAGGTCGTCGAGCCGCCTGCGGGCGCTCGCGGCGGCCTCGACGAGCGGGGCGAGCTCCTTCTTCAGACCCTCGAGCCTCGAGCGCAGGTCGTTGAGCCGCTTCTCGCGCTCGGACACGACGGCGGCGGAGACGCTCGCCTCCTCGTCGCGCCGCGCCTCGGCGGCTCGGGCCGCGCGGACGAACCCCGCCCTCGGCTCGCCGTCCGCCGGGTGAAGCGCCTCGGCCTGGCGCGCGAGCTCCGCGAGCCGCGACGTCCGCTCGGTCTGCAGCCGTTCCGCGGTCTCGGCCGTCTCCGCGCGCCGCCGGTTGAGCTCCGAGCGGCGCATCGACACGTGCCACCAGTACCTGACCGCGCCGAGCGGGCCCGTGCCGGGCTCGCCGTAGTCCGCGAGCCGCCTCGCGTCGCCGTCCTCGGCGGGCGTCGGCGCCGCCGGGGCGGCGGGCCGGGCGAAGGCGGGGTGGACCGGCGGCGGCGACCCTGGGAGCGGCTCGAGCTTGAGCGGGGCCAGGGGCGTCGCGTCGGTCCTCGGGACGGGCACCGTCAGCGCGTCGTCGTCGCTCGCGAGATCCAGGCCGGACGAGGACGCGTCGCCGAGATCGATCTCCATCCCGCCGAACCCGAGCTTCTTCGGCTCCCCGCGCGGCTCGGCCGCGTCGTCGGCGATTCGCTGCGAGGGCCGGTTCCGGACCCCGTAGGGCACCTCTCCGCAGTGGGGGCACGGCAGGTCGCCGTCGTCCCGGATCTGGAGGCACTGTGGGCACTTGATCATCCGGCCACCTGCTCACTCCCTCGTCAGCTCGAGGATTCGCGGCGCGTACCGGCCCGAGTCGACGAGGATCTCGCCGTCGATCGAGAGGCTCGTCTTGCGCCCGCTGAACGACAGCTGGCACGTCGAGGTCCAGGCCGCGCTTCCCGTGGCGACCGGGCGGCCCAGCGAGAAGTACGCGCCGGGGATGTACATGTCCTGGCTCGCGTCGCCTATCGGCATGAGGAGCTCGAAGTTCGTCCCGACGGCGAACATGCCGACTCGATCCACGTTCCGCCCCGCGCGCACGGTCGCGAGGATGCTTTCCGCGAGCTTCCCGGGCCCCCCCTCGAGCTTGGTGAGCCGGCCGTTCGCCATCTCGATGCGGAGGGGGTGCCGCGACAGCTCGACGCGATCGAACTTCTCCTCCGACGGCACGGTCCCGTCGCAGACGTACACGCCGTCGACGGCGGCCGGCACCGTGTACACCTCGCCGTTCGGCAGGTTCGCCCACTCGCCCGGCTCGATGACCCCGGCCGCGCTGTAGATAGGCTCGCCCGGATCGAGCGCCACGCGCACGTCGGTCCCGCTGGCGCTCGAGACGCGGATCTCCGAGGCGCGCTCGAGGCGCTGCTTGACGACGGCGTTCAGCTTCGCCACCCGCCGGTAGTCGGAGAGCATCCCCTGCATCATGGCGTCCTCCGTGATGCGGATCATGTGCGCGTGCCGGAGCTTGAGCGGCGCGACCATGCCGATGAGCTCCTTCCGGTGCTCGTACTCGCCCTCCTTGGGGTGGACGGTGTAGATGCTGGCCTTCGACAGCTTGAGCGCCCGGCCGATCTCCGCGGGCAGCCCGGTCAGGGGCCGGGGCGACCTGCGCTCGAGGATGAAGGCGTGACAGCGGGCCCCGACGTCGGCGATCTCCGCGAAGAGGGAGGCAGCGACGTGGATCGACGCGTCGTCGCAGACGAGCGTCACGACGTCTCCGGCCTCGATGCCCAGGCACGAGCGGATCGCGTTGCGCGCGCCGCGCCGCAGGGCCGCCGCCACCCGCATCGATCTGAGCTCCGCACCATCCGGCATCCGCCACGCTCCCGGGTTGAAAACCGCCCCATTCTTGCATGACGGCGAGAGGAAGGGCAAGGTCGCGGGAGCGGGCCGTGGTATACTCGGTCGTCGAAGAAACGACGGCTCGCGAGAGGTGAAACCATGGGACGCTACGAGACGATCTTCGCGCTCCTCGCGCTGTGGCTCGGCGCCGCGCTCGCCGACGGGTGCGGCGGCGACGAGTTCGAAGGGGGCGACGGCGGGACCGACTCCGACACGGACTCGGACACGGGGATCGTGGATGCCGACACCGACACCGACACCGACACCGACGCGCCGGACGGCGGGGACACGGATACGAGCGAGGCGGGCCCCGGGGAGCCGTGCTGGAAGGAGTCCTTCGGATCGTTCCACCCGAACGCGGGGCTGCCCGACTGCGTCACGGGGTACGTCTGCATCGGCGACGCCACGGGCGCGTGGTGCTCGGAGCCCTGCGACGCCACGGGCGACATCGACTCGTCCGACGGGCCGTTCGGCGGCTGGTGCTGCGCGGAGTTCTCCGATCCGTGCGATCCGTGGCTGTTCTGGATGCCCGCACAGCTCAGCGAGATGTGCGTGCCGCGGAGCGCGCTCCCGACAGGGGCGTGCACCAACGGCGGGACGTGGCCGTCGGACGCCGAGCGCTGCGCCCCGATCTGCGACGGGACGGATCTCCTCACCGAGACCGTTTGCCAGGCGGTGAGCGAGCTCGAGCGCTTCTGCACGTTCGTGTGCGATCCGCTCGACGACCAGTGCGAGGTGATGTACGTCGGCGAGATCGGCGACGTGTTCGCCGGCGGCTGCTGTGAGCTGTGGGGCGTGTCGTACCTCTGCACCCCGGCCGGGCTGTGCGGCTGAACGAGGGTGCGCATGGGAAACAAGAAGAACAGGGGCGGCTCGGGCAAGATCATCGCGAAGCGCGAGGAGCCCGCGGTCGAGGCGCCGAAGAAGGCCGCGCCCGCTCCGGAGCCGGCCTTGAAGCGCAAGGTCCCGGAGCGGATCCAGGAGAAGGACGCGGGATTCGGCGTGATCAAGGTCATCGCGGGGGTCGTCATCGCGCTGATCGTCGGCGTGTCGCTCCTCTCCCACTTCTTCGGCGGGGACGACGCGTCGCGCGGCAGCTCGGGTCAGGACGAGCGCTGCCAGAGCACGACGGAGTGCAAGTCGGGCTTCATCTGCCAGGCGTACGCCAAAGACGCGGAGCGCTGCCTCAAGCTGTGCGAGCCCGACAACCCGCAGAGCTGCGAGCCGGGCTACGAGTGCGCCTCGTCCGCTCGCTCGTCGGGTCGGAAGAAGGTGCGCCTCGCCGCGGTCTGCGTCCCGGATGCCAAGGCGAATTGACCTCGTCGCGGCGGCGGCGCTCGCGATCTGCGCCTCGGCGTGCGGGCGGGATCCCGCCCGGGCGGACGGCGCTCGGGCCGAGCGTCCGCGGCCGCAGCGAGCGGAGGTCGCCGCCCAGGCCAAGGACGAGGGAGACCGCGCTCGGCGGGCCGCAAAGGAGAGCGCGATGGCGCCGTCCGTCGAGTCGCTCCTCGCGGCGCCGCCGGGGGTGCGCTGGGCGAGCCCGGGCGGCCTCCGGTGGCGCGTCGTCCTCGCCGCGCCGATCACCTCGATCCGGTGGTCCACCCTGGGGGGGCTCGTCGTCTCGACCGGGGACCAGATCCAGAACGTGACGAGCCGCGGCGTGGTCCGCTGGTCGCGCGTGGCGGGCGCGGGACACCGCCTCTATCGGATCGGCGGGCTGGAGGTGCTCTGGTCGCCGGCGTTCCGGAGGCTCGCGGCGCTCCGCCCGCAGGGCGGCGAGGGCTGGACGAGGGCGTGGAGCGCGGAGGTCGTCGGCGAGGAGCTGGGAGAGCCGCTGCTCGTGGACGCGGCGACCGTCGCCGCCGTCGGGGAGGACGGATCCGACAGGTGGCGCGTGGCGCTCGACGGCCTGCGGCGGTTGAGCGGCCCCTACCGCTGTGACGGGGGGATCCTGTTCGAGGGATCGCGCGGGCTGCAGGGCGTCGCCGTCGCGATCTCGGAGACCGGCGCGGTGCAGCGCGAGACGGCGCTCGAGCGCGGTGCGCGGGTCGTCGGCGCGTCGCGCGGCTGCGATCCGCTCGTATGGAACGGGGCCGAGATCGGGCTGCTCGACGCGCGCGGGCTCCACCGCTGGCGCCGCGAGTACGCCTCGGTTCCGGCCGTGGCGCGCGAAGGGGAGGGCTTCGTCTTCGCGGGCGGCGAGAAGGAGAGGCCCGTCCACGTGGAGTCGATCGCGGGCGACGGCCTCGTGATCTGGGCCGCGGATCTCCCGGTCACCGGGAGCTTCTCGCGGTTCGACGTCGTCGGAGGCGCGCTCG comes from the Pseudomonadota bacterium genome and includes:
- a CDS encoding START domain-containing protein produces the protein MTRRFPRPALLTVISLSVMAGGAATAAAEPAWELIRRTSDGIAICFRETPGTTVRAAKAICTVEAPPEIVLDAAGDPDTFRVSTKYVAADRLQATQDPDVWYIYQLLAYPVVTPRDYALRYERRMDAAKGLYRLTWEATAAYGPPPREGVVRVTRADGYIDVKPLPDGKRAVVTYYLVTDPGGDIPGWVMRIAQRFNLPAIMRELRDEAQRRAAGK
- the fbp gene encoding class 1 fructose-bisphosphatase, which translates into the protein MAGSGWHDFDTLESFIAKEQRRYPESRGVFADLLRRVGVASKVISAKVQKAGLLDVLGKQGSKNVQDEEQAKLDVIANEIMKATFHWMPLVGGIATEEEENYVAYPPRPENEGDRYIVCFDPLDGSSNIDANVSVGTIFSIHRAEAGSRMCEEKDFLQPGNKQLAAGYVIYGSSTMFVFTTGHGVHGFTLDPEVGEYVLSHEGIRIPDKCTCFSANEANYPKWDEPTRRFVDYIRSREDPRYQKTSSRYIGSLVADFHRNLLYGGIFLYPADAKTGKGKLRYLYECAPMAMLAEQAGGMATTGRQRILDVVPTKLHERVPFIVGTKHDVELYVKMVAEATKSA
- a CDS encoding prolyl oligopeptidase family serine peptidase — translated: MNGRRRLRALVGTCALALAVIAPAAAPGAGTRTFEQRLAALREAVRSGRETRLTYGSLTTIDAYITDLRRNGTKYDGYEGRMTRLVEETLSAAEAGQDAIAGKRGMFWRGYASRYSYFPQMYSIYVPKKYDGAERLPLIVSLHGGSSNHNVWLALNLGNTVAVADYWDNFRTEYRAGRHPNAIVVAPDGLGQIRWRWSGEQDVLDVIDDVLANYNVDRDRIVISGLSNGGIGSYTIGLKHASRFSAVLPLSGVVDWLNHYEAAGRHRRCEKTVLANESAITYAENAQGTYLRFFHGVKDSGFSVEQTRSLQALLERLGIPFTYNEFSALGHDLSHVLWRSLLVADIAKKRARQIAPTEVRLVTASPRAVRQHWMSLDERIDHTRPARLVAQVVDGSRIDIETENAERVTIHFAENPVEPPFSVRIDGHVAYEGMPPPRGALTFVLALAPGLGKGAAAGAPAPVTPWWREWDGATPLPGTRKAGQVVGPIGDANYDPQVHVYGTQVAEDVPLLKRAAQLGARGWMAAWDYTEVRHPVVADVDLTWEMLRDRAVVLYGNARNNSVLAAMGARLPIVVGEDYLELRGERLEGRGVGARFVCPNPLAPDRYLVVCAGTTAEAVERGGRLPIYLADYIVYDDQTTRKRAFMILGGRPEIETGFFTEDWKLPPKAE